The Pithys albifrons albifrons isolate INPA30051 chromosome 4, PitAlb_v1, whole genome shotgun sequence genome segment tgattccatgattctatgattcaaggGACCTGCCATGGGGGAAGGCATGGAAATTAATGCTCCTGCTCCAAATTAAAAAGATTGGATGCATGAGCTGCCTTCTTATTGCTGTGATGGTGCAAGTCCTTGCAGGTCTTGCTGCAATGCTGAGAAATCATTTCCCTCACGTGCTGTAGCTCAAGTGTGGCCAGATCTTGGTGCCCAGAGGCAGGTCATGGAAAGCTCGACCCCGTGGTCGCACCTGGAGCATTTCCCatcagcatcacagaatcatggaaaggtctgggctggaagggaccttaaagatcatccagtttcaccctccctgccacaggcagggacaccttgtcTGTGGTGGCTGAGCTGAATAAGCCCAACGCTCAAATATTTGCCCCTGTGGTTTAGTTTTGAGTCAACAACTTGAACTTGGTGCAAACAGGAGGGTGACACAAAGTCCCAGGCTGTGGTGGCATTGAGGCTTTAACTGGTAAAGCCAAAAAGCCCACCAAGAGCTCCAAATATATCCTTTATGCTTGAAGCCTTCACTTGACCAATTTTTTGGGCCAAAAAATCCCTATTGCAGGTTGATAGAGGTGAAATACCAAGTGTGGCTTGTGGGCAGGTGCGACACATCCCACGTGTCGGAGGTGGGGACCACCAAGCTTCCCACCACCCTTCACTGAGGTGTTGCCTTTTCTTCTTGCAGCCCACACGCTCATCTGCTTTTCATGCTCCGATGCCTCCTCCAACTGGGCCTGCCTGAAGCCTGTCAAGTGCGGGGAGAATGAAAACCACTGCGTGACGACGTACGTCGGAATGGGACTCGGTGAGTGCCGACAGGACCTTCTGCTGCCCCTCTTGGCTGCTCTCCTGGGTcacctgctgagctgcaggaaggcTTTTCCTTCCTTGGGTGAGGGGGGGGTGGTGAAAAGGGAAAGTTCTGCTTAGCAACTGAGCCGTTGTTGGACCATCCCACGGGAATGTTTGGGAGGGACGCGCTGGCGCTGCCAGGAGGAGTCACGTTAAGACCCACGTGCTCGCTCCGACGCCGCCGAGTCCGAGGGGAATTTCAGTCAGGGGGCGGGGAGGTTGTGCTGATGAATAAGTGAAAGCGTGGAGGATGCTGCAGGCTTCCTCTGGTGGAAGCTCCAGGGTTTctattcctgccttttttttttctccttgtgtttGGTTGTTCATTCCTGAGTCTCGCTTTGGCTTCTCCGCTTTCCATGGACGAGGTGGGAAGGGCAGTTTGCAGGTTTCCTCCCTGAGTGCCAGGAAAGGTCTGGGGGGGCTTTGTGCTTCCCAGCTTCTGCTCTGAGAGAagcaggatgctctggcagATCTTTGCAGAGCCAGGATcccaccctggccctgccttGCAGGAGGAGAGGGTGTTGCACGCCGGTGTCTGTGGCGTGGGTGGGTTGTGGATGCAGAAACAGAGGGTGGGAGCTTTAAGAAACCTCCCATCTTAGCCCAGTGCCAGTGGTTTCCTCTTCCCTGCCCCTTCATTGCTGCTATGCCTCTCTGGAAATGCAGACTTGGCTCACAAGTGCCTGAACACTCTGTGCTCCTTCTCTTGCTTGAGGAGTGCCCGGGTGAAGCTGGAGTGAGATTTTTGGGATTCTTCACTGGGGACCTTGTGGCTGAACATTGTCCAACAGCCCTGGAGGGGTATCCCCGCTGAAGGGCTGTCCCTAGGGGCTGTGTGGTCTCTGGGGTCTGCATGGAAGGTTATCACAGGGAGGTTATAGCAggtgttcatagaatcatagaatggattgggttggaaaagacctccgaggtcatcaagtccaacccttggaccaactccagtccctttaccagatcatggcactcagcgccacggccaagctcagtaGAAAAattctccagggatggggaatccaccccttctctgggcagcccattccaatccctgagcactctctctacaaagaaattttttctgatctccaagttaaatttcccctggccgagcttgagcccattgtgcccccttgtcctattgctgagtgcctgggagaagagaccaacctccacctggccagaacttcccctcagggagttccagacagtgctgaggtcacctctgagcctcctcttctccaggctaaacacccccagctccttgAAATGTGTGGGCTGGTTGAGATCTCTGAAGCTTCACCCTCTCTGTGACACTTCAGTGCCCTCAGGACTGTCACTCCCTTTGCAGAACAACTGACCAGAAAGCTCTAAACCTGTCTTGGAAACACTCTAAACCTGTACTGGAAACACTCTaaacttgtcttttttccttcctctccaccCCACCCTGAATCCAGGTGGCAAGTCTGGCCAGTCCATCTCCAAGGGCTGCTCCCCCATCTGCCCCAGCGCTGGCATTAACCTGGGCATAGCAGCTGCCTCCGTGTACTGCTGTGACTCCTTCCTGTGCAACATCAGCGGCTCCAGCAGCGTCAGGGCCAGTTACAccctcctggccctgggggtcctgctCAGCTTCTTCTACGTCCTCCGGGCCCGCGAGTGATGGGGCTGGCGAGGGATGGGGCTGGCTGAGGAAGAGCCGCCTCCCACAGGCCCCTGTGGGTCTCATTAGCCAATCTCTTCTCTGTTGCTGTCTGCAAGGAGATCCTTCACTTCTCAGCAGGCTTCCAAGGCGGTTGTTTCCCAGACTTTATGCTCTTCCAAGCATCGGAGACCTGGGTGGTTTGGCCGAGCTGTTCTCTCTCTTCCTGTGGACGTGACCCCACTTCACTCTTCACACCTCCTTGGCAAAGGTGGAGCGTTCTGGAagggttttttctgcttttatacctaataataacaacaacccCTCCCCCTCATTTCTAAGGTTGGTTTGAACAAGGCTGGGACTCTCCAAGATCCGGTTAACCCCACACAGCACGAGGGGAAGAGTTCAGACtttcctgcctctctcctggCTCCAGCCTGTGGGTGGCACGGGCACTGGGAATGCATGATCCAAAGGGAGACACATTCCTGGCCCCCCCTTGCAGCTGCAGAATCTCTTTTTATAAAATGGTTTCGTTTCTTCTGATCCTGGGCTGACTTTTTCTGGAAAACCAGTGCCGTGTACCTTGTCCTTCCGAGCTCTGTAAGTGCCAGACCTGAATAAACATGCTCCTGTTGTTACCTAAGGTGGGacgtgtgctgtgtgtgtttccTTGCTCCAGACAGAGACTAGGAATGCTCTTATGGAAAATCCAGACGCTGGGCTTGGCACAGGGACCTCTCACCTTCTTTTGAGAGCTTCATCTCGACATTCCTTCCAGTTCACCTCTGAGCAGCAAGTCCATCTCCATCCTGTTGCTGTCCTTTCTGAGCCAACTTGTTTCACCTCTCTTGGGAATCGCTTTTTCCAGGTGTATTTTAGTGACAAACGCCTGTTTTGGGGGGTCTGAGTCAATCCTGTTACTCCCAATGGAGTGAACATCCCAGAATAGGACGTCTGAGAGTTCATCTGCATGTTACAAAGACTtggtgcctcagtttccccacttTGGATGTGGGGTGGTGAGAGATAACAACGTGGATCCCTAAATGAACCAGGGCCATGGGTTTGTCTGCAAGACACAGTGAAGTCAAAGGCCAAGATCCCAACCCTCAGATCTTTAGGCTCAATGATGGTGCCCATGGACTGCTGAAGGTGACTTCACCACCCAACCAGCCACTCCTGATCCCAGGATTGTCCTAACATTGCTCCTGGAAGTTCTCAGCTGCCCCAGGGACTATGTGTCCTCCTGCCATCTCTGTGTCATCTGTCCTGCCTGCTGTGCTTACCTGTGGACCTGCTAGACAGAAAACCAAGCCAAAATTCAGCCTTAAACTGCCAGGTGAAAGCTTGTTGTCACTTCCACTGATTGATCAGAGGTGCCCTTGGTTTGTTTCTTATTTCTAGCAGCAAAAATCACACTGTTGGGACTCTTCAGCCATGCCTTCCTTGTGGCCCTCCTGTTTTGTGTCAAAACCCAACCAGTTTTATCTCTGTCCCCACTTAAATGAGTGACAAGCAGCTTCTTTGGAAAGGTGGTGGGCAGATGTGTAGAACTACTTGCAACAAAAGTGGTTTCATGGATTTttgcctcctcctcttcctccccatgttttaattaaatgacACAGATGTTAATGACAGCCTTTCCAACAGGAGGGACCGGTCACGAGGACTCGACCTGCAGTTAAGGATGAGTTTGGTAAGAATGAATCACTTGTGTTGGTTGCTCCTCAGAGGTGCCTTCCTCTGGTTGGTGCATCCTCCCTCACCTGCTGGGGCCCCACAAACCTCTGCTATGCACTTGTGAAGCGCAGGAAAAATTGGGAACAAAGCTCCTAAAAATGGGGTGAATGctcctcatcttccctgtgcCTCAGCCTTCCTCCCAAGAGGCTTCAGAACCTCCTTTGTTGGGTTAATTTCTTCCTCAGCTGTGGCACCAAGGGTGCTCTACCTTGAAATTATTGGGCTGGTAACGCTTGTCTGGCCACCTgactgaatggtttgggtttgattttcGACTCAGTTTCCCTCACAACACCTTTAGCAAAGAGCTGAACTTCAGAGCCAtcagcacagctgtgtcctAAAGCCTGGCCAAGCCTTTAGGAGGCTCCTGAGAGTGCCAGAGTGGACAAACAAAGCCACAAGACACCATTGTCTCCTCCAATGGCCATTTCCTTCCTATCTCTGACTTCCAGGGGCTGCTGGTGCCAAGGATTTTGTCATAAAAGGGAGCAAAAGCTGGTGGGAGGAGCATTCAGGAGGCTGCTTATCCCATAAAATAACAAGTGATATTAATGCTATTGCCAGGGGACAGAGCTGAAGGTCATTCACTCATCTCCTCAAGCTGTAAATGATGCATAAGTTGCATATTTTGGAGATTTGTTCTCCCTCTTCACtccctttttgtctttctctcctcctcACGTGCTGTAATCCTGTACCCTCATGGAAAAAGagttattttcagtttattccTTTTGAACACACATGGCAACGATCTCTTTGACAGATTTAAGTATGTTTGAGACAGAGAGGGTGTGGCAGCTTGTCAAGAGTTTATTCCCAAGCATTTTATCATCAGTTCTGCCAAGTCTCACAATTTCCAGAATTCTTTTTGCCCCCAAAATCCCCAGAATGAGAATCCACGTGAGAACCTCAGTTGTTGTAAAGCCCAGGAGTGAAAGGCCAGAAAAGGGGCAGCTGAAGtcattaaaaacattattaataATAAGCCAATAATTAGGAAGAGCCCAGCATTTTATAAAGTGTTAAAACTGGTGAGTTGTTGAACCAACTGCTGGATCTGGAACTGGAGGGCCGTGGTGGGACAGCCCTGAAAGTGCTTTGAGTGTGTTTATGTGGACTGAGAAACCAAGAGATTGAGCAGAAAACTGAGAGATTCACCTTTTCTGACAGGGCAGGAGGTTATGAGGGGAGGCAGCTTTGCTCcctggaagcagaaaatatCCTGGAATAGTTTTTACTGGAAAATAAGAAGAGCTTAAGTGAAACACCTGCCTATTTTGGAGTGTGTTAATGAGGGGAAAATGGTTTTCAGTGCTTCCATCCTGGAAAGGGCTGGAtttccacagcagctgctgccatctACCACTACACCAAGGGCTCTGATTATTTTGTGTATTGTCTAAAAATGCTCAGAATTTCTTGTGGCATCAGCCCTTTCCACCCAGgttctgcctgttggttgtttgCCACAAAGAAGGACTTAAAAATGAACCGAGTTCTTCCAGCTGTTTTGGAgaattgtttttgttgttgttgttgttgtgggggttttttaagggtaaaatttctttttttttggcaaagaCCGACCTGTTGTGGAGGAATTGCACCAAGAGACAGAACAAATGAAGCCAGTTGTTTAATCATTACTCCAAGGATCCACATTGTTGCTGAAAGAATGTCCTTGCTTGGTGTTGATTTACTCCAGTTGTGAGTTATTTGAAGGGATTTGTCTCCCACAGGGACCTGACTGTCCATGAAGGGGTCTGTGGTCCCATCACCTCTGTGGGAAGCCTGGTAGCTCTGGCCTGTGTGTCCATGGAATGAGTTCTGGGCATCCTTGCCCTCCAGGAAAGGCAGATGTGATGCACATCTGGATATTTGGAGGTTTGGTACCCTTGATCCTCAGTGCTGGAGGGTCTCAGCAGTTTGGGGTGAAGGTGGCTCTGAATCCTTGATCCTGAAGGAGTTATTTCTCCCCTGCCTGAGGCTGTGGAGCTGGAATGGGATCACAAACACCCAATCTGGCATTTTAGGAACGTCCATGGTGCCCAGGGAAGCGAAGCCCTGGGTTGGTCCTGCCATCTGCTGGTTCTTGGTAGAGGAGCTTTAAAGGCCAGACCTCTGAAATcgaggaggagcagctgccttTAACCAAACAACTGCACACCAAGCAGAGAATCAGCAACACCAGAGACAGATGGAAGGTTTCAATTGATCCAGCTTTGCTCTGATGGTGCAAAttgagaaataaaaggctttacAGGCTTCCCAGGTCCAACATTTTTGCAAGGGAacactgtttgtttttttttctcccagctcAAATCCTCCTGTTTCATCAAAACTGAAACActtcatggaaataaaataagtcaagttgcagaaaaaatattgataccttttatttcagctttgttGGATGATCAGATTTCACTGAGATGGTTACACTGAGTTGTTGATTTTACTAATACATAGATGTGAGATTTGTAACCGTGTATTACCTTTACTGTAACAGAATAAGCAGGATAAAGAAGCATCAATTCCTTTAAATATATTCATGCAAGTATAAGTGAAGTGTATGTTACATATTGTTTCTTATCCTCTAATAAAAATACATGGaattaataaaaaaggcaaCACTTGGGGCAGCATTTTTAGTGGCTCTGCAGATATTACAGATCTTATCCCTTGCTTTGTGTGAAAGAAAGTGCTTGGATTGGATTcaaagcccagggctgggggttgTGGGTCAAAAGGACAGTCAGGAGGGTGAGCCTGTGGACTGGAGGAGGGATAAATCCATATATGTCATCTCAAGGCCTTTGGAATCTCTTCCTGTGATGGATAAAGGGCAGGGATTGTCTTTGCCTTCAATAGTGGCGCTCATAAATATCGTTGACTTTCCCCTGACCCTGCTGGGACTGGAGATGGGGTTTGGACTTGGAGCCTGAGCTCTGTCCTGTCACAAAGGGAGGATATTTTGGGCACAGAATGGCCCCTCTGTGGgtgtctctgggcagctgctcctcctcctgctctcccaggctctgcagggactgCTCTGCCCCCgttcctgcctgtggacacacgGACACGGGGACACACAGACTGGTTGCTCTGGAAGCTCCTTCTGCTCTCCCAAACTTGGCAAAGTGTTTAAAGCTTGATGATTTTGGGGAGCCCTGTTGGATCCCATGGGAAAAGGGGGTTGTGTTCCTTGGGGAATGTAAGACTTGATGGACTTGGAGTTTCTTAGAACAACCAAAAGCTGTttgaaacaaagacagaaaaatacctTTCCTATTTCTCTGGATAAACCCAGCCTGGACAATGTCCTTCCTGGGAAAGGGTCTTCTCcactgccctccctccttgcaATCCATACTTGTAGCCTGATTTACAAGTGGTTTTGGGGGTGGGAGGGCACCAGTGGTGACAGGGGATATTTTGGGGACTGGAGCACGTTCCAGAGCAGGGGGTCACAGAAGAAACCTGCCCTCAAGAGACTGCCTGGCATTCCCATCACTTCTCACACTGCTCCTGATCTTCCCTGAGAACTTACCTGTCTCTCTGCAGTCCCAGGATGGGCTCTCCCATATTTCAGGTGTTCAGAAAGTCCAGGGAAATGGTCCCATATCTCCAGTTCTAAGAGGGGTTGTTGTTAATGTTTGGACATGACGGTTCTGGACCTGCTTCTTTCATTCAGGGCTGTATTTTCAGGTGAACCTTTTTAAGAGATGTGTCAATACCAGATGCctggaaatatttctggaaCCTGAAGAATGTGGGCTGGTCCCAGTATTTCCAGTTGGCCCTGCAGATGCTTCTCACTGGTATCCCAAGGTTGTGCTGATCATCTCAGGGTTGTGAGACATCATGTGACTGCAAATGGGTTTGAAGTGGGAGAATTCCTGCCTTCCcatcagagaatggtttgggttggaagggactttaaagattatctcattccaaccccttgccatgggctgggtcacctttcactagcccaggttgctccaaaccctgtccaaccttggacactttcagggatggggcagctacgccttctctgggcaatctctGCCAGgacctccccaccctcacagggaagaattccttcctagtATCTCATCTAAATATTCCTTCTTTCAGCCTGAAGCCATTTCCTCATGTCCTGCCACTCCACCCCTTGTCCaaattccctctccagctctcctagagcccctttaggcactggaagggactccaaggtctccctggagcctcctcttctccaggtgaacatccctggctctcccagcctgtctccagagcagaagtCCTGCAGCCTCCTGATCATCTTTATGGCCTCTTCTGGTTCCCTTCTAGCATGTCCACAtcattcctgtgctgaggactccaGAGCTGGCTGAAGTCCTGCTGGTGGGGTCTCATGAGGCCCCTCTGGACATGTCTCCCCTCTAACCATGGCAGATACAGGTTCTGGAGCTCAAATTAGCTCTGGAGATGGAGAGGATTCTCCAGAAAGCTGATTCATTTTGTAGTTTGGACGTGGAGGAGTCAAGGAAAGGCTGTAGGTGGATAGTttgcaatttaaaatgtaaGTGATGCTAAAggatggtaaaaaaaaaatcactgaaccAAGAGCTCCACCTTCCTGCCAGTGCTGACCCTCTCTCTTTCCATCCTCCTGGTTCCTGTGCTTCCCAGTTCATGGATTTTGTGGGCCACAGGAGAGGCCATGGAGGGAGAAGAGTGAAGGTGCCACCTCCAGGCTGCAATGTCTGACCAGAACATCagagggggtgggaggaggcTGGAAAGGTTGGAGGTGCTTTGCATGGCTGTGGGAACACCTTCCAACCTTCCTGCTTGTCATCTCCCAAGGAAAAGAGACTTAAAAGGTTGCACAACATGCCTTGGGCTCCTTGGGTCTGGTGGTCTGACCCTTCCTGGGGTATGGGGACACTTGGCCACTTCAACTGCCACTTGTGGGGGCAAAAGGTGAGAGTGGCATCAAACTCATGGGAGAAGAGGTGTGAGAAGCATCCAACTCATGGGGCTAAGAGGTGAGAGTAGCATCAAACTCTTGGGAGAAGAGGTTACAGTGGCATCAAACTCATGGGAGAAGAGGTGAGAGTGGCATCAAACTCATGGGAGAAGAGGTGTCAGTAGCATCAAATTCATGGGAGAAGAGGTGAAAGTGGCATCAAACTCATGGGAGAAGAGGTGTGAGCACCATCAAACTCAGGAAGGGATAGGTGTGAGTACCATCAAATTCTTGGGAGAAGAGCTGCGAGTAGCATCAAACTAATGGGAGAAGAGATGAGAGTAGCATCAAACTCATGGAGGGATAGGTGTCAGTAGCATCCAACTCATGGGAGAAGAGGTGTGAGGACCATCAAACTCAGGGGAGAAGAGGTGAGAGCAGCATCAAACTCATGGAGGAAGAGGTGGGAGTAGCATCAAACTCCCGGGAGAAGAAGTGTGAGTACCATCAAACTTATGGAGAGATAGGTGTGAGGAGCATCAAACTCTTGGGGTAAGAGGTGGGAGTAGCATCAAACTCATGGGAGAAGAGGTGTGAGGAGCATCAAACTCTTGGGGTAAGAGGTGAGAGTAGCATCAAACTTATGGGAGAAGAGGTGTGAGAAGCATCAAACTCCTCGGGGGAAGAGATGAGAGTAGCATCAAATTTTTGGGAGAAGAGGTGTGAGCACCATCAAACTCATGGAGGGATAGGTGAGAGTACCATCAGATTCTTGGGAGAAGAGGTGTGAGTAGCATCAAACTAATGGGAGAAGAGATGAGAGTAGCATCAAACTCATGGAG includes the following:
- the LOC139671233 gene encoding lymphocyte antigen 6E; the encoded protein is MKALLLAVLAAVLCVERAHTLICFSCSDASSNWACLKPVKCGENENHCVTTYVGMGLGGKSGQSISKGCSPICPSAGINLGIAAASVYCCDSFLCNISGSSSVRASYTLLALGVLLSFFYVLRARE